A region of Daphnia carinata strain CSIRO-1 chromosome 10, CSIRO_AGI_Dcar_HiC_V3, whole genome shotgun sequence DNA encodes the following proteins:
- the LOC130701171 gene encoding eukaryotic translation initiation factor 4E-binding protein 1-like: MSASPIARQAAQPQGQAIPRRILINNASELPHDYSSTPNGTLYSTTPGGTKIIYDRNFLLQMRNSPVARTPPKNLPVIPGVTCDSPHKEKSKLLNGQKNVTTQHKPVELPTVEVEKVEDKKQEEPQFEMDI, encoded by the exons ATGTCAGCATCACCAATTGCTCGTCAGGCCGCTCAACCTCAAGGCCAAGCCATCCCTAGACGAATTCTCATTAACAATGCCAGTGAATTACCACATGATTACTCCAGCACACCCAATGGGACTCTGTACTCAACCACTCCTGGAG gcACTAAAATTATCTATGATCGGAACTTCCTCCTTCAGATGCGTAATTCTCCTGTTGCTAGAACACCCCCAAAGAATCTACCTGTGATTCCTGGTGTCACTTGTGATAGTCCTCACAAGGAGAAATCCAAGTTGTTGAATGGTCAGAAAAATGTTACAACACAGCACAAACCTGTTGAACTTCCTACAGTTGAAGTTGAAAAAG ttgaagacaagaaacaagaagaaccTCAATTTGAAATGGACATTTGA
- the LOC130701150 gene encoding Krueppel-like factor 16 produces the protein MDEDEANQAAYCLLAMSRATTDRRGKGGSQEALSTALGHPTVMEQPAGAYSSAAIAIPAAASPPAQTSTTRNVDAPHHQQPPSSPFMIARILTDLTRVRQDLFSVQPIQKATPPTCKASNQRNPNLAAVTGGKLHHCSYPTCERTYGKSSHLKAHMRTHTGERPFGCTWPECDKRFARSDELARHIRTHTGEKRFTCAVCQKKFTRSDHLSKHVRRHSKMDEGSPKIRRYKSGENSKSIINISPSASLDSSDGCSTNQSYVSSCSERDTTR, from the exons ATGGATGAGGACGAAGCCAACCAAGCGGCCTATTGTCTGCTGGCAATGTCGAGGGCCACCACCGATCGAAGAGGCAAAGGTGGTTCGCAAGAAGCCCTGAGCACAGCTTTAGGCCATCCGACAGTGATGGAGCAGCCGGCAGGAGCCTATTCCAGTGCGGCTATTGCTATCCCAGCTGCTGCTTCTCCTCCTGCTCAAACAAGTACGACCAGGAATGTTGATGCCCCCCACCATCAACAGCCGCCGTCTTCTCCGTTCATGATCGCCCGCATTTTGACCGATCTCACCCGCGTGCGTCAAGATCTCTTTAGCGTACAGCCCATACAAAAAGCAACACCGCCGACTTGTAAAGCCTCCAACCAGCGAAATCCGA ATCTTGCTGCAGTGACAGGTGGCAAATTACACCACTGTTCGTATCCAACTTGTGAGAGGACTTATGGCAAGAGTTCTCATCTCAAAGCTCATATGAGAACACACACGG GTGAACGTCCATTCGGATGCACTTGGCCGGAGTGCGATAAAAGGTTCGCCAGGTCGGACGAGCTGGCTCGTCATATCCGGACGCATACAGGAGAGAAACGATTTACCTGTGCCGTGtgccaaaagaaattcacccGATCCGATCACCTTAG CAAACATGTGCGAAGGCATTCAAAAATGGATGAAGGGTCGCCAAAGATCCGGAGATACAAATCGGGAGAGAACAGCAAGAGTATCATCAACATAAGTCCATCGGCCTCGCTCGATTCCAGCGATGGATGCAGCACGAATCAATCTTACGTTTCATCATGTTCGGAAAGAGATACAACAAGATAG